TGACATCTTCTTTAAAGATAGTCTTAGCCTCCTCTAATCACTCTCAGCAATTCACCGGTAATTCAGCCAAATCAAACTCAAAGCGTGCCATATAAAATAGAGTCTGAAATTCATCCCTAAATACTAAGCAGTTGTTTCCAAATCCGCTTGTTTCAGTCAATCAAATTCACAAATTTcacaacaagaaaaaaaaaaaaaaaaaaaaaaaaagactttatgaacaaaatataaaatttattttgaaacaaaaataaaaataattttgctTTGAGATTCTGTACAATATTCCTAATCGTTCACAAATTCATAATTTTCTCCTAACTCTGCATCGTATCCTCATCACTGGCTTGATCTGGACCCTCACTTGCTCTCCTGCGATTGTGAACAAACACCCTGACCCTAATCTCTCCGTCGACCCTCCTTCCCTCTCCGCCCGTTTCTTCGCTCTTCTTtaccacctcctcctcctcaaccGGCATCGTAAACCTGCAAACCGGGCACGACCCATGAAGCGTCAGCCACTGCTCTATACAACCCCCATGAAACCTGTGATTGCAAGGCATCTCCTTCGCCACGCCGTCCACCTCAAACTGCTCCAAGCAAATCGCGCACTCGGACCCACCATCCGCCTCGCCAATCTCCACACTCGGCATGGCGTCGATCGACGCCTTCGACGCCGGCGGCTGACCGTCCTTGCCACCCAGCCCCTGGAGCAGCGAGTCCAGGTCCGAACCACCTTCGATCACCGCCACGCGTTGGCTGAAAGGGTCGATGAGGACTATTCGCTCCCGCGGGGTTCGTCTTTCGGGGTTTCCTCCATCTGGGTCTTCCGTGTCGGGTGTCGCGGCGGAGGCCGCCGCGGCTGCACCTAATATTAAGGGCATGAGCACAGAGAGCTCTCGGGCTCGATCCCTCCTCGTGAGCCAGTCGAAGAAGGAAGAGAACTCAGCTTCGGAATCCATGAAATTCTCTGGGTTTTTTCGGGATTGAGAACgaaaaaagagagaaacttTGAGAGGGATTTGGGAAGACGAAGAATCAGAATGGTTTGGGAAAATTGCAGGATGAGGGTTTGGGGATTTGGAGGGGGAGGATTTAAGAGGGGAGAGTGACCacataaagaagaaagaagggcgTAGAAGGATCTGGAACTTCTGGAGAAAAATGATAAGTATTAACGTCATAGAGTGAAGAGAAACTAGGTAGCGCCGCACGACACGTGGCGAGTGCTGTAAAATTAAGcattttttgtgttatttttattcaaacaatttttttgttatatataaaaaaggaagaaggaaatattgccAATATTCATACAGGACAAATTCAGGTTTACCTTCATCTTCAAAAGGGTGTCTTTTTTCGGTTTGGGAGGATATTTTAGGCGTGAGTATCCTCACTGAATCTTTTGTGACGGATCCTTCAATCACATTCGTTTATCATATATCGTGCGTCAATTTTTATCAAGtgttgtttatatttaattttaaatataataatttataataattttttatcgtACAATGTACAATGAACATATGTAATTAAAAAATCCGACCAGGATCCTCGGAGATATTTTAGGGCATAGGATGCCTTTAGAATCTTTTATTAATGGTATCTCCATGAAAAGATAAGAATATATATTGTATAGGGCAACTCAgttcaaatttttaataataattgtCACAAAGTAAACTTTGTTGTTAATGCGTTTGTGATTGTCTAATATTCTAGTAGATAAAATATTGACATTTCACCATGCATTTCAGGTTCAAAACTCTCTCttgcttaaattttaataa
The nucleotide sequence above comes from Malus sylvestris chromosome 16, drMalSylv7.2, whole genome shotgun sequence. Encoded proteins:
- the LOC126609382 gene encoding E3 ubiquitin-protein ligase MPSR1-like: MTLILIIFLQKFQILLRPSFFFMWSLSPLKSSPSKSPNPHPAIFPNHSDSSSSQIPLKVSLFFRSQSRKNPENFMDSEAEFSSFFDWLTRRDRARELSVLMPLILGAAAAASAATPDTEDPDGGNPERRTPRERIVLIDPFSQRVAVIEGGSDLDSLLQGLGGKDGQPPASKASIDAMPSVEIGEADGGSECAICLEQFEVDGVAKEMPCNHRFHGGCIEQWLTLHGSCPVCRFTMPVEEEEVVKKSEETGGEGRRVDGEIRVRVFVHNRRRASEGPDQASDEDTMQS